Within the Thermoplasmata archaeon genome, the region ACAGTTCGACGAGTTGCGCTTTCTCTGGAACTACGCGCTCGAACAACGGCAAGATGCGTGGCGGAAAGAGAAGCGATCCATCTCGTACGTGGACCAGTGCCGGGGCCTTGCCAAGTGGAGAGCCTACGACCAGGAGGGGGTCGGGAGGGT harbors:
- a CDS encoding helix-turn-helix domain-containing protein — translated: MDGVLPPKMYHPNKYRLYPFPNQERELLRQFDELRFLWNYALEQRQDAWRKEKRSISYVDQCRGLAKWRAYDQEGVGRV